The segment CCCAGGTATCGCAGGGCGATCGAACTGGTGGGCAAGCGCTGGACCGGCGGGATCATCCGCGCCTTGATGGATGGCCCCCGGCGGTTCTCGTCCCTCTTGGATGCCGTACCGGGGATGCACGATCGGGTGTTGTCCGAGCGGCTAAAGGAACTGGAAGCGGCGGAGGTTATCCGGCGCCGCGTCTATGCGGAGACCCCGGTTCGGATCGAATACGAGCTGACCGAGAAAGGGCGCGAGCTGGAGAAGGTGGTCGAGGAGATGCAGCGGTGGGCGAACCGCTGGATGCCGGCCCCCGCGCAGTCGGACGGCGCCTGATCGCGCGTTTGCTAAGGCGTCGTTGATCAGCCCGGTTGTCGCCCGGGACGGCGCTGTTGTTCCCGGGCCTTGCGCTCGCGCAGCACCTCCCAGCACCGTTCGAGCGTCGTCTGGATGCGTGCGAGGCGAGCGCGGTCAGCGTCGCTCGCGTCGCCCTGAGACTCCTTGTCCCACAGCTTGTGTTCCTCGTGCGCCAAATCGTTGATGCGGTGAAAGATCTCGTGCTCCTGTTCCTCCATCGGCGTCTCCTCTCTCACGATTGCTCGGCTCCGGGTGGACGCACCCCCACTTCGTCGAGATGTCGGAGGAGATCCGCGGGGTCCTCGTAGACCCGATACGCGCCGGCCCGCTCCAGCTCCTCGCGCCCGTAGCCCCCAGACAGCAGCCCGA is part of the bacterium genome and harbors:
- a CDS encoding helix-turn-helix domain-containing protein; protein product: MEGGAHICPRYRRAIELVGKRWTGGIIRALMDGPRRFSSLLDAVPGMHDRVLSERLKELEAAEVIRRRVYAETPVRIEYELTEKGRELEKVVEEMQRWANRWMPAPAQSDGA
- a CDS encoding DUF2630 family protein, with product MEEQEHEIFHRINDLAHEEHKLWDKESQGDASDADRARLARIQTTLERCWEVLRERKAREQQRRPGRQPG